A single genomic interval of Streptomyces graminofaciens harbors:
- the thrC gene encoding threonine synthase, whose amino-acid sequence MAAQTVASTTDSTVDLGPAAALSCRECGHRVPLGPVFACEECFGPLEIAYDFSGYDTEELRKRIESGPANIWRYAPLLPVPADVATKPNINPGWTQLVKADNLAGALGVDTGKLFIKDDSGNPTHSFKDRVVAQALEAARAFGFTTLSCSSTGNLAGAVGAAAARAGFRSCVFIPHDLEQGKVVMAAIYGGELVGIEGNYDDVNRFCSELIGDPAGEGWGFVNVNLRPYYAEGSKTLAYEICEQLGWQLPDQLVVPIASGSQLTKIDKGLQELIKLGLVEDKPYKIFGAQAEGCSPVSVAFKAGHDVVRPQKPNTIAKSLAIGNPADGPYVLDIARRTGGAVEDVTDEQVVDAIKLLARTEGIFAETAGGVTVGVTKKLIESGLLDPTLTTVVLNTGDGLKTLDAVAGTGLTATIRPNLDSFREAGLA is encoded by the coding sequence ATGGCTGCGCAGACTGTTGCAAGCACCACCGATTCCACAGTAGACCTCGGACCCGCCGCCGCCCTGAGCTGTCGCGAATGCGGTCACCGCGTCCCCCTCGGGCCCGTCTTCGCCTGTGAGGAGTGTTTCGGGCCGCTGGAGATCGCGTACGACTTCTCCGGCTACGACACCGAGGAGCTGCGCAAGCGGATCGAGTCCGGCCCCGCGAACATCTGGCGGTACGCGCCCCTCCTGCCGGTCCCGGCCGACGTGGCGACCAAGCCGAACATCAACCCCGGCTGGACCCAGCTCGTCAAGGCGGACAACCTGGCGGGCGCGCTCGGCGTCGACACCGGCAAGCTCTTCATCAAGGACGACTCCGGCAACCCCACCCACTCCTTCAAGGACCGGGTCGTCGCGCAGGCGCTCGAAGCCGCGCGTGCCTTCGGGTTCACCACCCTCTCCTGCTCCTCCACCGGCAACCTCGCCGGTGCCGTCGGCGCCGCCGCCGCGCGCGCCGGCTTCCGCTCGTGCGTGTTCATCCCGCACGACCTGGAGCAGGGCAAGGTCGTCATGGCCGCGATCTACGGCGGCGAGCTCGTCGGCATCGAGGGCAACTACGACGACGTGAACCGCTTCTGCTCCGAGCTGATCGGCGACCCGGCCGGCGAGGGCTGGGGCTTTGTGAACGTCAACCTCCGGCCGTACTACGCGGAGGGCTCCAAGACCCTGGCGTACGAGATCTGCGAGCAGCTCGGCTGGCAGCTGCCGGACCAGCTGGTGGTGCCCATCGCCTCCGGGTCGCAGCTGACGAAGATCGACAAGGGGCTCCAGGAGCTGATCAAGCTCGGGCTCGTCGAGGACAAGCCGTACAAGATCTTCGGCGCCCAGGCCGAGGGCTGCTCGCCGGTGTCCGTCGCGTTCAAGGCGGGCCACGACGTCGTACGGCCGCAGAAGCCGAACACGATCGCCAAATCGCTGGCGATCGGCAACCCGGCGGACGGTCCCTACGTCCTCGACATCGCTCGGCGGACCGGTGGGGCCGTGGAGGACGTGACCGATGAGCAGGTCGTCGACGCGATCAAGCTGCTGGCCCGGACCGAGGGGATCTTCGCGGAGACCGCCGGTGGTGTGACGGTGGGCGTGACGAAGAAGCTCATCGAGAGCGGTCTGCTCGACCCGACGCTGACGACCGTCGTCCTCAACACCGGTGACGGTCTCAAGACGCTGGACGCGGTGGCCGGGACCGGGCTGACCGCGACCATTCGGCCCAACCTCGATTCGTTCCGCGAAGCCGGTCTTGCGTAA
- a CDS encoding extracellular solute-binding protein yields the protein MVSAFGLMTTVAGCGLMPGDDERVTLKLVAADYGDSEANSSRKYWDALVEAYEKDHPNVRVDVSVHSWNDVDKKVKDMVAAGEAPDLAQVGTYADYAAAGKLYEMSELLSIPVQANFLSSLAEAGEVDRVQYGIPFAASTRVLFYNKKLFKEAGITRAPRTWSELATDAEALKAAGVKTPYALPLGPEEAQAETMQWLLSGGAGYTDNVGTYQIDSDENVKTFTWLKDELVDKGLTGPADPAKLNRADAFSAFAGGQVGMLNGHPTLMRIAAGKGIEYGTAAMPGVDGSSHGTMGVADWMMAFKQNGHQEEIGDFLDFVYSDENVLDFSREYNLLPVTSSASDAMAADKDDAALRPFLEELPTSELYPVGKTSWAQVSAAVKESIGTAVGQDTDPKTVLGRLQRMAVSAENKE from the coding sequence ATGGTCTCCGCGTTCGGGCTGATGACGACGGTCGCGGGCTGCGGCCTCATGCCGGGTGACGACGAGCGCGTCACCCTGAAGCTGGTCGCCGCCGACTACGGCGACAGCGAGGCGAACAGCTCCCGGAAGTACTGGGACGCGCTCGTCGAGGCGTACGAGAAGGACCATCCGAATGTGCGGGTGGACGTCAGCGTCCACTCCTGGAACGACGTCGACAAGAAGGTCAAGGACATGGTGGCCGCGGGCGAGGCGCCCGACCTGGCCCAGGTCGGCACGTACGCCGACTACGCCGCCGCCGGCAAGCTCTACGAGATGAGCGAGCTGCTCTCCATCCCCGTCCAGGCCAACTTCCTGTCGTCGCTCGCCGAGGCGGGGGAGGTCGACCGGGTGCAGTACGGCATACCGTTCGCCGCCTCTACGCGCGTCCTCTTCTACAACAAGAAGCTGTTCAAGGAGGCCGGCATCACGCGCGCGCCCCGCACCTGGAGCGAGCTGGCGACTGACGCCGAGGCCCTGAAGGCCGCCGGGGTGAAGACCCCCTACGCGCTGCCGCTCGGGCCGGAGGAGGCCCAGGCCGAGACCATGCAGTGGCTGCTCAGCGGTGGTGCCGGCTACACCGACAACGTGGGCACCTACCAGATCGACTCCGACGAGAACGTCAAGACGTTCACCTGGCTCAAGGACGAACTCGTCGACAAGGGCCTGACCGGGCCCGCCGATCCCGCGAAGCTCAACCGGGCCGACGCGTTCTCCGCCTTCGCCGGCGGCCAGGTCGGCATGCTCAACGGCCACCCGACGCTGATGCGGATCGCCGCCGGCAAGGGCATCGAGTACGGCACGGCCGCCATGCCCGGCGTCGACGGCAGCTCCCACGGCACCATGGGCGTCGCCGACTGGATGATGGCCTTCAAGCAGAACGGCCACCAGGAGGAGATCGGCGACTTCCTCGACTTCGTGTACAGCGACGAGAACGTTCTCGACTTCTCCCGCGAGTACAACCTGCTGCCGGTGACCTCGTCCGCCTCCGACGCCATGGCCGCCGACAAGGACGACGCCGCCCTCCGGCCGTTCCTGGAGGAACTCCCGACCTCCGAGCTGTACCCCGTCGGCAAGACGTCCTGGGCGCAGGTCAGCGCCGCGGTCAAGGAGAGCATCGGTACGGCTGTGGGGCAGGACACGGATCCCAAGACGGTGCTGGGGCGGTTGCAGCGGATGGCGGTGTCGGCGGAGAACAAGGAGTAG
- a CDS encoding DUF3263 domain-containing protein — MDDESGVVGALNTREQAILAMERQGWPGPGAKERAIRERLGLAPVRYYQLLNALLDDQRALAHDPVTVNRLRRVREARRGER; from the coding sequence ATGGACGACGAGTCGGGTGTGGTGGGTGCGCTGAACACGCGTGAGCAGGCCATCCTCGCGATGGAGCGCCAGGGCTGGCCGGGCCCCGGCGCCAAGGAGCGTGCGATACGGGAGCGGCTGGGCTTGGCCCCGGTCCGCTACTACCAACTGCTCAACGCCCTCCTCGACGACCAGCGCGCCCTGGCCCACGATCCGGTGACGGTGAACCGGCTGCGGAGAGTGCGGGAGGCGCGGCGCGGGGAGCGATGA
- a CDS encoding glucosyl-3-phosphoglycerate synthase, with amino-acid sequence MLKEVERWLSTRSWSVTDRPLHKILAAKRATGQTVSVVLPALNEEETVGDIVAIIRHDLMEQVPLVDEIVVVDSGSTDRTSQVAAAAGATVVHRDEILPRIPAVPGKGEVLWRSLLVTRGDIVCFVDADLREFSSDFVSGIVGPLLTDPGVDLVKAMYDRPLGSAAGQGGRVTELMARPLLNMHWPQLAGFVQPLGGEYAARRGLLEQLPFPVGYGVELGMLVDSLHIVGLDALAQVDVGVRKHRHQDGQALGRMSAAIYRTAQLRLARGHLIRPVLTQFERGEDGFEPRTYSVDLEERPPMAEIEEYVQRKAA; translated from the coding sequence GTGCTGAAGGAAGTCGAGCGCTGGCTGAGCACCCGCTCCTGGTCCGTGACCGATCGCCCGCTCCACAAGATCCTGGCCGCCAAACGCGCCACCGGCCAGACGGTAAGCGTCGTCCTGCCCGCGCTCAACGAGGAGGAGACGGTCGGCGACATCGTCGCGATCATCCGTCATGACCTCATGGAGCAGGTCCCGCTCGTCGACGAGATCGTCGTCGTCGACTCCGGCTCGACCGACCGTACGTCGCAGGTCGCCGCGGCGGCCGGCGCGACGGTCGTCCACCGCGACGAGATCCTCCCCCGCATCCCGGCCGTCCCCGGCAAGGGCGAGGTCCTGTGGCGCTCCCTGCTGGTCACGCGCGGGGACATCGTCTGCTTCGTCGACGCGGACCTGAGGGAGTTCTCGTCGGACTTCGTCTCCGGCATCGTGGGCCCCCTGCTCACCGACCCCGGCGTGGACCTCGTCAAGGCCATGTACGACCGCCCGCTCGGCTCCGCCGCGGGCCAGGGCGGCCGGGTGACGGAACTGATGGCCCGCCCCCTGCTGAACATGCACTGGCCGCAGCTCGCGGGCTTCGTCCAGCCGCTCGGCGGCGAGTACGCGGCCCGCCGCGGCCTGCTGGAACAGCTCCCGTTCCCGGTGGGCTACGGCGTGGAGCTGGGCATGCTGGTCGACTCGCTGCACATCGTGGGCCTCGACGCCCTGGCGCAGGTCGACGTCGGCGTCCGCAAACACCGCCACCAGGACGGCCAGGCCCTCGGCCGCATGTCCGCCGCGATCTACCGCACGGCCCAGCTCCGCCTGGCCCGCGGCCATCTGATCCGCCCGGTACTGACCCAGTTCGAGCGCGGGGAGGACGGTTTCGAGCCGCGCACGTACTCGGTGGACCTGGAGGAGAGGCCGCCGATGGCGGAGATCGAGGAGTACGTACAACGAAAGGCGGCGTAG
- the nagA gene encoding N-acetylglucosamine-6-phosphate deacetylase — MAPSHTSAPSGAVLTDAGSGSAPSGARGTAHSAPTGPRPTRDAPFVLTGAKVVLPTGTADNAQVVIDGTKITEHAPEAAEFIDLPGHWVLPGFVDLHNHGGGGASFTSGTVEDVLRGIHTHRLHGTTTLVASTVTGDLDGLAQRAGLLSELAEQGDLAGIHFEGPFISPCRKGAHSEELLRDPDPADVRKLVDAARGRAAMVTLATELPGGIDSVRLLAEHGVIAAIGHTDATYEQTREAIDAGATVATHLFNAMPPLGHRDPGPIAALLEDDRITVELINDGTHLHPAALQLAFRHAGAERVAFITDAMDAAGFGDGRYMLGPLEVEVADGVARLVDGGSIAGSTLTLDRALHRAVTIDRIPIESAVTALSANPARLLGLYDRVGSLEPGKDADLVVLDAEFVLKGVMRKGEWVVDPR, encoded by the coding sequence ATGGCCCCGTCCCACACCAGCGCCCCGTCAGGGGCCGTGCTCACTGACGCCGGGTCGGGCAGCGCCCCTTCAGGGGCGCGGGGAACCGCGCACTCAGCCCCCACCGGCCCGCGGCCGACCCGCGACGCGCCCTTCGTCCTCACGGGAGCCAAGGTCGTCCTCCCCACAGGCACCGCCGACAACGCCCAAGTAGTCATCGACGGCACCAAAATCACCGAGCACGCCCCCGAAGCCGCCGAGTTCATCGACCTCCCCGGGCACTGGGTACTCCCCGGCTTCGTAGACCTCCACAACCACGGCGGGGGCGGAGCCTCCTTCACCTCAGGCACCGTCGAAGACGTACTCAGGGGCATCCACACCCACCGCCTCCACGGCACCACCACCCTCGTCGCCTCGACCGTCACCGGCGACCTGGACGGCCTCGCCCAGCGCGCCGGTCTCCTCTCCGAACTGGCCGAGCAGGGCGACCTCGCGGGCATCCACTTCGAGGGCCCGTTCATCTCCCCGTGCCGCAAGGGCGCGCACTCCGAGGAACTGCTCCGCGACCCCGACCCGGCGGACGTACGCAAGCTGGTCGACGCGGCGCGCGGCCGCGCGGCGATGGTCACGCTCGCCACCGAACTCCCGGGCGGCATCGACTCCGTACGCCTCCTCGCCGAGCACGGCGTCATCGCGGCGATCGGCCACACGGACGCGACGTACGAGCAGACGCGGGAGGCGATCGACGCGGGCGCGACCGTCGCCACGCACCTCTTCAACGCCATGCCGCCCCTCGGCCACCGGGACCCCGGCCCGATCGCGGCGCTCCTGGAGGACGACCGCATCACGGTCGAACTGATCAACGACGGCACGCATCTGCACCCCGCCGCACTCCAGCTGGCGTTCCGTCACGCGGGCGCGGAGCGGGTCGCGTTCATCACGGACGCCATGGACGCGGCCGGCTTCGGCGACGGCCGCTACATGCTCGGCCCGCTGGAGGTCGAGGTCGCGGACGGCGTGGCCCGTCTGGTCGACGGCGGCTCGATCGCGGGTTCGACCCTGACCCTGGACCGCGCGCTCCACCGAGCGGTGACGATCGACCGCATCCCGATCGAGTCCGCGGTCACCGCCCTCTCCGCCAACCCGGCCCGACTCCTCGGCCTCTACGACCGCGTGGGCTCCCTGGAACCGGGCAAGGACGCGGACCTGGTCGTCCTGGACGCGGAGTTCGTGCTGAAGGGGGTCATGCGGAAGGGCGAGTGGGTGGTGGACCCGCGATAA
- a CDS encoding MoaD/ThiS family protein: MSVNVRIPTILRTYTGGQAEVSAEGATLAEVIADLEKNHNGIAARVLDDQGKLRRFVNVYVNDDDVRFEQGLETATPDGAGVSIIPAVAGG; this comes from the coding sequence ATGTCCGTCAACGTTCGCATCCCCACCATCCTTCGTACCTACACCGGCGGGCAGGCCGAGGTGAGTGCCGAGGGTGCGACCCTCGCCGAGGTCATCGCCGATCTGGAGAAGAACCACAACGGCATCGCGGCCCGCGTGCTCGACGACCAGGGCAAGCTGCGTCGGTTCGTGAACGTGTACGTGAACGACGACGACGTCCGGTTCGAGCAGGGGCTGGAGACGGCGACGCCGGACGGTGCGGGTGTGTCGATCATCCCCGCCGTCGCCGGCGGCTGA
- a CDS encoding alpha,alpha-trehalose-phosphate synthase (UDP-forming), translating into MASAAQILVASNRGPVTYTLDEKSGELTAKRGGGGLVSGLSAIGPDAGALWVCSALGDGDREAVRRGVAEPGVRMLGIDADVHATAYNGVANSVLWFLHHMLYQTPLEPAFGAEFRAQWAAYETYNRAFAEALAEEAAEGAAVLVQDYHLALAPRMLRELRPDLRIGHFSHTPWAPAEYFRLLPDDIAAQLLGGILGADRAAFLTRRWADAFTECCHAVLGPGIPSGTRIGVHGLGADADFLRARAHEADVEERMAVLRQEVGEGRRTIVRVDRTELSKNIVRGLLAYRELLDTHPEWRERVVHVAFAYPSRQDLAVYREYTAEVQRVADEINSAYGTPGWTPVVLHVKDDFARSLAAYRLADVALVNPIRDGMNLVAKEVPVVSDEGCVLVLSREAGAYEELGEDALVVNPYDVTGTATALHEALTMPPHERAERTKRLTAAATALPPTQWFLDQLRALDAP; encoded by the coding sequence ATGGCATCAGCCGCACAGATCCTCGTCGCGTCGAACCGCGGCCCCGTCACGTACACGCTGGACGAGAAATCCGGCGAACTCACAGCGAAGCGCGGCGGCGGCGGCCTGGTCTCGGGCCTCTCCGCGATCGGCCCGGACGCGGGCGCCCTCTGGGTCTGCTCCGCGCTGGGCGACGGCGACCGCGAGGCCGTACGGCGCGGGGTCGCCGAGCCCGGCGTCCGCATGCTCGGCATCGACGCGGACGTGCACGCCACCGCGTACAACGGCGTGGCCAACTCCGTGCTGTGGTTCCTGCACCACATGCTGTACCAGACCCCGCTCGAACCCGCGTTCGGCGCCGAGTTCCGCGCGCAGTGGGCGGCGTACGAGACGTACAACCGCGCGTTCGCCGAGGCGCTGGCGGAGGAGGCGGCCGAGGGTGCGGCGGTCCTGGTGCAGGACTACCACCTGGCGCTGGCCCCGAGAATGCTGCGGGAGCTGCGCCCGGACCTGCGGATCGGCCACTTCTCCCACACCCCCTGGGCCCCGGCGGAGTACTTCCGCCTCCTCCCCGACGACATCGCGGCGCAGCTGCTGGGCGGCATCCTCGGCGCGGACCGGGCGGCGTTCCTGACCCGGCGCTGGGCGGACGCGTTCACCGAGTGCTGTCACGCGGTACTGGGCCCGGGTATCCCGTCGGGCACCCGGATCGGGGTGCACGGGCTGGGCGCGGACGCGGACTTCCTCCGGGCGCGGGCGCACGAGGCGGACGTCGAGGAACGCATGGCGGTGCTGCGGCAGGAGGTCGGCGAGGGCCGCAGGACGATCGTGCGGGTGGACCGCACGGAGCTGTCGAAGAACATCGTGCGGGGCCTGCTGGCGTACCGGGAGCTGCTGGACACCCACCCCGAGTGGCGCGAGCGGGTCGTGCACGTGGCCTTCGCGTACCCGTCGCGCCAGGACCTGGCCGTGTACCGGGAGTACACCGCTGAGGTCCAGCGGGTGGCCGACGAGATCAACTCCGCGTACGGGACGCCGGGTTGGACCCCGGTGGTGCTCCACGTGAAGGACGACTTCGCTCGCTCCCTGGCGGCGTACCGCCTGGCGGACGTGGCCCTGGTCAACCCCATCCGCGACGGCATGAACCTCGTCGCGAAGGAGGTACCGGTCGTGTCCGACGAGGGGTGCGTGCTGGTGCTGTCGCGGGAGGCGGGTGCGTACGAGGAACTGGGCGAGGACGCGCTGGTGGTCAACCCCTACGACGTCACCGGCACGGCGACCGCGCTCCACGAGGCCCTGACGATGCCCCCGCACGAACGAGCGGAACGCACGAAGAGACTGACAGCCGCGGCGACCGCCCTCCCCCCGACCCAGTGGTTCCTGGACCAGCTACGGGCGCTGGACGCCCCGTAA
- the groL gene encoding chaperonin GroEL (60 kDa chaperone family; promotes refolding of misfolded polypeptides especially under stressful conditions; forms two stacked rings of heptamers to form a barrel-shaped 14mer; ends can be capped by GroES; misfolded proteins enter the barrel where they are refolded when GroES binds): MAKIIAFDEEARRGLERGMNQLADAVKVTLGPKGRNVVLEKKWGAPTITNDGVSIAKEIELEDPYEKIGAELVKEVAKKTDDVAGDGTTTATVLAQALVREGLRNVAAGANPMALKRGIEKAVEAVSGALLDQAKEVETKEQIASTASISAADTQIGELIAEAMDKVGKEGVITVEESQTFGLELELTEGMRFDKGYISAYFATDMERMEAVLEDPYILIANSKITNVKDLLPLLEKVMQSGKPLLIIAEDVEGEALSTLVVNKIRGTFKSVAVKAPGFGDRRKAMLNDIAILTGGEVISEEVGLKLENTSIDLLGRARKVVITKDETTVVDGAGSSEQVQGRVNQIRAEIENSDSDYDREKLQERLAKLAGGVAVIKAGAATEVELKERKHRIEDAVRNAKAAVEEGIVAGGGVALIQASSVFEKLDLEGDEATGANAVRLALEAPLKQIAVNGGLEGGVVVEKVRNLQVGHGLNAATGEYVDMIASGIIDPAKVTRSALQNAASIAALFLTTEAVIADKPEKASAPAGGGMPGGDMDF; encoded by the coding sequence ATGGCCAAGATCATCGCGTTCGACGAGGAGGCGCGGCGCGGCCTCGAGCGCGGCATGAACCAGCTCGCGGACGCCGTCAAGGTGACGCTCGGCCCCAAGGGTCGCAACGTCGTCCTCGAGAAGAAGTGGGGCGCCCCCACGATCACCAACGATGGTGTGTCCATCGCCAAGGAGATCGAGCTCGAGGACCCGTACGAGAAGATCGGCGCCGAGCTGGTCAAGGAAGTCGCCAAGAAGACGGACGACGTCGCCGGTGACGGTACGACCACCGCGACCGTTCTCGCCCAGGCGCTCGTACGCGAGGGCCTGCGCAACGTCGCCGCGGGTGCCAACCCGATGGCCCTGAAGCGCGGTATCGAGAAGGCCGTCGAGGCCGTCTCCGGTGCGCTGCTCGACCAGGCCAAGGAGGTCGAGACCAAGGAGCAGATCGCCTCCACGGCCTCCATCTCCGCCGCCGACACCCAGATCGGCGAGCTGATCGCCGAGGCGATGGACAAGGTCGGCAAGGAAGGCGTCATCACGGTCGAGGAGTCGCAGACCTTCGGTCTGGAGCTCGAGCTCACCGAGGGCATGCGCTTCGACAAGGGCTACATCTCGGCGTACTTCGCGACCGACATGGAGCGCATGGAGGCGGTGCTCGAGGACCCCTACATCCTCATCGCCAACTCCAAGATCACGAACGTCAAGGACCTGCTCCCGCTCCTGGAGAAGGTCATGCAGTCGGGCAAGCCGCTGCTGATCATCGCCGAGGACGTCGAGGGCGAGGCCCTGTCGACCCTGGTCGTCAACAAGATCCGCGGCACCTTCAAGTCCGTCGCGGTCAAGGCCCCGGGCTTCGGTGACCGCCGCAAGGCGATGCTGAACGACATCGCCATCCTCACCGGCGGCGAGGTCATCTCCGAGGAGGTCGGTCTCAAGCTCGAGAACACCTCCATCGACCTCCTGGGCCGTGCCCGCAAGGTCGTCATCACCAAGGACGAGACGACCGTCGTCGACGGCGCCGGCTCCTCCGAGCAGGTCCAGGGCCGGGTCAACCAGATCCGCGCCGAGATCGAGAACAGCGACTCGGACTACGACCGCGAGAAGCTGCAGGAGCGCCTGGCGAAGCTCGCCGGCGGTGTCGCGGTCATCAAGGCCGGTGCCGCCACCGAGGTGGAGCTCAAGGAGCGCAAGCACCGCATCGAGGACGCCGTCCGCAACGCGAAGGCGGCCGTCGAGGAGGGCATCGTCGCCGGTGGTGGCGTGGCCCTCATCCAGGCCTCCTCGGTCTTCGAGAAGCTGGACCTGGAGGGTGACGAGGCGACCGGCGCCAACGCCGTGCGGCTCGCCCTGGAGGCCCCGCTCAAGCAGATCGCCGTCAACGGCGGTCTCGAGGGTGGCGTCGTCGTGGAGAAGGTCCGCAACCTCCAGGTCGGCCACGGCCTGAACGCCGCGACCGGTGAGTACGTCGACATGATCGCCTCCGGCATCATCGACCCGGCGAAGGTCACGCGCTCCGCTCTGCAGAACGCCGCCTCCATCGCCGCGCTGTTCCTCACCACCGAGGCCGTCATCGCCGACAAGCCGGAGAAGGCGTCCGCGCCCGCCGGTGGCGGCATGCCGGGCGGTGACATGGACTTCTGA
- a CDS encoding ROK family protein, producing MRHVIALDVGGTGMKAALIGPDGALLHQARRATGRERGPDAVVAAILDFAAELRAYGEEHLGGPAAALGVAVPGIVDAERGLAVYAANLGWREVPLRALLTERLGGIPVALGHDVRTGGLAEGRVGAGRGADRFLFVALGTGIAGAIGVDGRVEAGAHGFAGEIGHVVVRPGGPPCPCGQRGCLERFASAAAVGQSWAEVSGDPEADAADCAKAVESGDPLAGAVWRKAVDALADGLVTALTLLDPRTLIIGGGLAEAGETLFTPLRAAVERRVTFQKLPTIVPAALGDTAGCRGAGLLAWDLLTTTPTTPEVTR from the coding sequence GTGAGACATGTCATCGCCCTCGACGTGGGCGGCACCGGGATGAAGGCCGCGCTGATCGGCCCCGACGGCGCGCTGCTGCACCAGGCGCGCCGGGCCACCGGGCGCGAGCGCGGCCCGGACGCGGTCGTCGCGGCGATCCTCGACTTCGCCGCCGAGCTGCGCGCGTACGGCGAGGAACACCTCGGCGGGCCCGCGGCGGCGCTCGGCGTCGCCGTCCCCGGCATCGTCGACGCCGAGCGCGGCCTCGCCGTGTACGCGGCCAACCTCGGCTGGCGCGAGGTCCCCCTGCGCGCGCTGCTCACCGAACGCCTGGGCGGAATCCCGGTCGCCCTCGGCCACGACGTACGCACCGGCGGGCTCGCGGAGGGACGCGTGGGAGCCGGGCGGGGTGCGGACCGCTTCCTCTTCGTCGCCCTCGGCACCGGTATCGCGGGCGCGATCGGCGTGGACGGCCGGGTGGAGGCGGGGGCGCACGGTTTCGCGGGCGAGATCGGCCATGTCGTCGTACGCCCCGGTGGGCCTCCGTGCCCCTGCGGTCAGCGCGGTTGTCTCGAACGGTTCGCCTCGGCGGCGGCGGTCGGCCAGTCCTGGGCCGAGGTGTCGGGCGATCCGGAGGCGGACGCGGCGGACTGCGCGAAGGCCGTCGAGTCCGGTGATCCGCTGGCGGGGGCCGTGTGGCGCAAGGCCGTGGACGCGCTCGCCGACGGCCTGGTCACCGCGCTCACCCTGCTGGACCCGCGCACCCTGATCATCGGCGGCGGCCTCGCCGAGGCCGGGGAGACGCTGTTCACCCCGCTGCGGGCGGCCGTCGAACGACGCGTCACCTTCCAGAAACTGCCGACCATCGTCCCCGCGGCCCTGGGAGACACGGCAGGCTGCCGCGGCGCCGGCCTCCTGGCCTGGGACCTCCTGACGACCACCCCCACAACACCGGAGGTAACCCGCTGA
- the otsB gene encoding trehalose-phosphatase, whose product MGSQKDFKDAKEPSDSDFEPRATLPTPTTAAGRDGLEAILADPGRTVVALDFDGTLAPIVPDPEQARAHPGAVTALAALAPKVASVAVVTGRPAGVAVRHGGFAGVPGLEHLVVLGHYGAERWDAVTGTVSAPAPHPGVAAVRAELPGVLDGVGAWRGTWIEEKGGRAVAVHTRRAEDPAAAFEALRVPLGGLAARHGLIVEPGRLVLELRPPGVDKGVALAGYVREVNAGAVLYAGDDLGDLPAYAAVEKLRSDGVPGLLVCSGSAEVVELAERADVVVDGPEGVVGLLAGVARAIDRRRG is encoded by the coding sequence ATGGGCAGCCAAAAGGACTTCAAGGACGCCAAGGAACCCAGCGACAGCGACTTCGAACCCCGCGCCACCCTGCCTACGCCCACCACCGCCGCCGGGCGGGACGGGCTGGAGGCGATCCTGGCCGACCCCGGCCGTACGGTGGTCGCGCTCGACTTCGACGGGACGCTCGCGCCGATCGTGCCCGACCCCGAGCAGGCCCGGGCGCACCCCGGCGCGGTGACCGCGCTGGCCGCGCTCGCCCCGAAGGTGGCCTCCGTGGCCGTGGTCACCGGACGCCCGGCCGGGGTCGCGGTCAGGCACGGCGGTTTCGCGGGTGTTCCCGGTCTGGAGCACCTCGTCGTCCTCGGGCACTACGGCGCCGAGCGGTGGGACGCCGTCACCGGCACGGTCAGCGCGCCCGCGCCGCATCCCGGGGTCGCGGCCGTGCGGGCCGAGCTGCCGGGGGTGCTCGACGGGGTCGGGGCGTGGCGGGGGACGTGGATCGAGGAGAAGGGCGGCCGGGCAGTGGCCGTGCACACTCGGCGGGCGGAGGATCCCGCGGCGGCGTTCGAGGCGCTGCGGGTGCCGCTCGGTGGGTTGGCGGCCCGGCACGGTCTGATCGTGGAGCCGGGGCGGCTGGTGCTCGAACTTCGTCCACCGGGTGTGGACAAGGGTGTGGCGCTGGCCGGGTACGTACGTGAGGTGAACGCCGGCGCCGTTCTCTACGCCGGGGACGACCTGGGTGACCTTCCCGCCTATGCCGCCGTCGAGAAACTCCGTTCCGACGGCGTGCCCGGGTTGCTGGTGTGCAGTGGGAGCGCCGAGGTGGTGGAGCTGGCTGAGCGGGCGGATGTGGTGGTCGACGGGCCGGAGGGCGTCGTGGGACTGCTGGCGGGGGTGGCGCGGGCGATCGACCGCCGTCGGGGCTGA
- a CDS encoding cold-shock protein: MAQGTVKWFNAEKGYGFIAVDGGADVFVHYSAIQMDGYRTLEEGQRVDFEISQGQKGPQADMVRLATS, encoded by the coding sequence ATGGCTCAGGGCACCGTCAAGTGGTTCAACGCGGAGAAGGGGTACGGCTTCATCGCGGTCGACGGTGGTGCGGATGTATTCGTCCACTACAGCGCGATCCAGATGGACGGTTACCGCACCCTGGAAGAGGGCCAGCGGGTCGATTTCGAGATCTCGCAGGGTCAGAAGGGGCCGCAGGCGGACATGGTCCGGCTCGCGACCAGCTGA